The Mauremys mutica isolate MM-2020 ecotype Southern chromosome 1, ASM2049712v1, whole genome shotgun sequence genome has a segment encoding these proteins:
- the LOC123349613 gene encoding olfactory receptor 52R1-like, which yields MQETPFCLSVGHLLSFTMSDSNSTDFTNPSTFILLGIPGLEAAHIWISIPFCAIYAIALLGNFVILFIIKTEPSLHVPMYYFLCMLAITDLVLSTSILPKMLSIFWFNSREINFTACLTQLYFSFSFPTMESGILVAMAFDRYVAICDPLRHSTILTNPMVAKIGLALVLRGAILVLPYPFLARSWPYCRTNIIPHTYCEHIAVVKLACADISVSSYYGLSVAFLVIGMDVSFIAVSYTQILRAIFKLPTKDARLKTFGTCGSHLCVILASYIPALFSFLTHRVGHNVALHFHVLMANMYLLLPPMLNPIIYGARNQQIRDRLLQPFTHKGT from the coding sequence ATGCAAGAAACACCGTTCTGCCTCAGTGTTGGACACCTTCTCTCCTTCACCATGTCAGACTCCAACtcaaccgacttcaccaacccctccaccttcatcctgctgggcattcctggcctagaggcagcccatatctggatctccatccccttctgtgcaATCTATGCCATAGCCCTCTTGGGAAACTTTGTCATCCTGTTCATCATAAAGACGGAGCCAAGCCTCCAtgtgcccatgtactatttcctttgcatgctggccatcaccgaCCTAGTCCTGTCTACATCCATCctacccaaaatgctgagcatcttctggttcaattccagggagatcaatttCACTGCATGCCTCACTCAGCTGTACTTCAGTTTCAGCTTCCCTACAATGGAGTCTGGGatcctcgtggccatggcttttgatcgctatgtggccatctgcgatcctctgagacattccaccatcttGACAAACCCCATGGTGGCCAAAATTGGCCTGGCTCTGGTGCTGCGCGGCGCCATACTCGTACTCCCCTATCCCTTCCTGGCGAGGAGTTGGCCATATTGTAGAACGAACATCATTCCCCACACATACTGTGAGCACATagctgtggtgaagctggcctgtgccGACATCAGCGTCAGTAGTTACTACGGCCTCTCTGTGGCATTCTTGGTGATCGGTATGGATGTGTCTTTTATCGCCgtgtcctatacccagatcctcagggccatcttcaaaCTCCCAacaaaggatgcccggctcaagacttttgggacctgcggctcccacctctgtgtcatcttaGCCTCTTACATCCcagctctcttctccttcctcacacaCCGTGTTGGGCACAATGTGGCCCTACATTTCCACGTTCTCATGGCCAACAtgtacctcctgctgccccccatgctaaaccccatcatctatggggcGAGGAACCAACAGATCCGGGataggctgctccagccctttactcataaagggacctaa
- the LOC123364065 gene encoding olfactory receptor 52E4-like — MQETPFCLSVGHLLPFTMSDSNSTDFINPSTFILLGIPGLEAAHIWISIPFCTMYAITIFGNFTILFMVKTETSLHVPMYYFLCMLAIIDLVVSTSILPKMLSIFWFNSREINFSACLTQMYFILSFSVIESGILVAMAFDRYVAICDPLRHSTTLTNPVVAKIGLAMVLRGIMLILPHPFLARRWPYCRTNIIPNTYCEHMAVVKLACADISVSSYYSLSEAFFVTTLDVFFIAVSYTQILRAIFRLPTKDTRLKTFGTCGSHLCVILVSYIPALFSFLTNRFGHNVAQHLHILMANVYLLLPPMLNPIIYGARNQQIRVRLLQPFTHKWT; from the coding sequence ATGCAGGAAACACCATTCTGCCTCAGtgttggacaccttctccccttcaccatgtcagattccaactcaACCGACTTCATCAATCCCTCCACCTttatcctgctgggcattcctggcctggaggcagcccatatctggatctccatccccttctgcaccatgtacgccaTAACCATCTtcgggaacttcaccatccttttCATGGTAAAGACGGAGACGAGCCTCCATgtacccatgtactatttcctctgcatgctggccatcatTGACCTGGTAGTGTCTACATCCATCctacccaaaatgctgagcatcttctggttcaattccagggagatcaatttcagtgcctgcctcacccagatgtacttcattctcaGCTTCTCTGTGATAGAGTCTGGGATCCTTGttgccatggcttttgatcgctacgtggccatctgcgatcccctgagacattccaccacccTAACAAATCCTGTGGTGGCCAAAATTGGCCTGGCCATGGTGCTGCGTGGCATCATGCTCATactgccccatcccttcctggCGAGgaggtggccatattgcagaaccaacatcattccAAACACGTACTGTGAGCACATggctgtggtgaagctggcctgcgctgACATCAGCGTCAGTAGTTACTACAGCCTCTCTGAGGCATTCTTCGTGACCACgctggatgtgttttttatcgccgtgtcctatacccagatcctcagggccatcttcagactcccaacaaaggacacccggctcaagacttttgggacctgcggctcccacctctgtgtcatcttaGTCTCTTACATCCcagctctcttctccttcctcaccaACCGTTTTGGGCACAATGTGGCCCAGCATTTACACATTCTCATGGCCAACGtgtacctcctgctgccccccatgctaaaccccatcatctatggggcGAGGAACCAACAGATCCGGGtaaggctgctccagccctttaCTCATAAATGGacctaa
- the LOC123362059 gene encoding olfactory receptor 52R1-like, with translation MQETLFCLNVGHLLPYSMSDSNSSDFTNPSTFILLGIPGLEAAHIWISIPFCTMYAIAILGNFTILFIVKTEPSLHVPMYYFLCMLAITDLVLSTSIVPKMLSIFWFYSREINFSACLTQMYFILSFTAMQSGILVAMAFDRYVAICDPLRHSTILTNPMVAKIGLAMMLRGIMLILPHPFLARRWPYCRTNIIPHTYCEHIAVVKLACADIRVSSYYSLSVAFLVISLDVFFITLSYTQILRAIFSLPTKDARLKTFGTCGSHLCVILASYIPHLFSALTQRFGQNMALHLRILMANVYLLVPPILNPFIYGVRTQQIQDRLLQLFTHKGT, from the coding sequence ATGCAGGAGACGCTGTTCTGCCTCAAcgttggacaccttctcccctactccatgtcagattccaactcaAGCgatttcaccaacccctccaccttcatcctgctgggtattcctggcctggaggcagcccatatctggatctccatccccttctgcaccatgtatgccatagccatcttggggaacttcaccatcctgttcatcgtaAAGACAGAGCCGAGCCTCCAtgtgcccatgtactatttcctctgcatgctggccatcaccgaCCTGGTCCTATCTACGTCCATcgtgcccaaaatgctgagcatcttctggttctattccagggagatcaatttcagtgcctgcctcacccagatgtacttcattctcaGCTTCACTGCAATGCAGTCTGGGatcctcgtggccatggcttttgatcgctacgtggccatctgcgatcccctgagacattccaccatacTGACAAACCCCATGGTGGCCAAAATTGGCCTGGCCATGATGCTGCGCGGCATCATGCTCATactgccccatcccttcctggCAAGgaggtggccatattgcagaaccaacatcattccGCACACGTACTGCGAGCACATagctgtggtgaagctggcctgcgccgaCATCCGTGTCAGTAGTTACTACAGCCTGTCTGTGGCATTTTTGGTGATCAgtctggatgtgttttttatcaccttgtcctatacccagatcctcagggccatcttcagcctcccaacaaaggacgcccggctcaagacttttgggacctgcggctcccacctctgtgtcatcttaGCCTCTTACATCCCACATCTCTTCTCTGCCCTCACACAACGGTTTGGGCAAAACATGGCCCTGCATTTGCGCATTCTCATGGCCAACGTGTACCTCCTGGTGCCCCCCATCTTAAACCCCTtcatctatggggtgaggacccAACAGATTCAGGATaggctgctccagctctttactcataaagggaCCTAA